A single genomic interval of Xyrauchen texanus isolate HMW12.3.18 chromosome 40, RBS_HiC_50CHRs, whole genome shotgun sequence harbors:
- the LOC127633606 gene encoding myozenin-1-like isoform X1, with amino-acid sequence MPASGTPAPTNRRKNPTKIITDFSNISQGDQEDEEAKATELNLGTKIKAPKDVMLEELSLMKNKGSKMFKMRQQRVEKFIVSDENLENLQNLAPSLGCEMMTPLAPSPKPDPPQEVVNTEAEKEKRRPEYVKTYVSPWEHAMKDDEALKKTMKMKMPGPHVYMELPKYKSFNRMALPFGGFDKASRLVTFEPPEVNVSAEEPQTVPVLQDNLCCRPSFNRTPIGWTCSEENSHIHLELDNFSFDGETDDL; translated from the exons ATGCCAGCCTCTGGAACACCTGCTCCAACCAACAGGAGGAAGAATCCTACTAAAATCATCACAGACTTCTCAAACATCTCACAAGGTG ACCAGGAAGATGAAGAGGCCAAAGCCACTGAACTGAACCTGGGGACCAAAATCAAGGCCCCTAAAGATGTGATGTTGGAGGAGCTGTCCCTCATGAAAAACAAGGGCTCCAAAATGTTTAAGATGAGACAGCAAAGGGTGGAGAAATTCATTGTCAGTGACGAAAACCTG GAAAACCTCCAAAACCTGGCTCCTTCTCTGGGCTGCGAGATGATGACTCCACTTGCTCCATCTCCCAAACCAGATCCACCTCAAG AGGTAGTAAATACTGAGGCAGAGAAGGAAAAGAGAAGGCCTGAGTATGTTAAAACATATGTATCACCATGGGAACATGCTATGAAAGATGATGAGGCACTTAAAAAAACCATGAAGATGAAAATGCCAGGGCCTCATGTTTACATGGAACTGCCCAAGTACAAGAGTTTTAACAG AATGGCTCTACCCTTTGGAGGATTTGACAAGGCCTCTCGCCTTGTGACCTTTGAGCCCCCAGAGGTCAACGTGTCCGCTGAAGAGCCACAAACAGTGCCTGTGTTGCAGGACAACCTTTGTTGTCGACCTTCTTTCAACCGCACTCCAATCGGCTGGACATGCAGTGAGGAGAACAGCCACATCCACTTGGAGCTCGATAACTTCTCCTTTGATGGCGAGACTGACGACCTCTGA
- the LOC127633850 gene encoding synaptopodin 2-like protein, whose product MVAEEVVVTLSGGAPWGFRLQGGAEHQTPLQVAKVRKRSKACRAGLRETDELVSINDVSCGTLSHAEAMNLIDSGRGTLHLRIKRAPAAYQSVVVLGRAPSPRIDKEYRAALRALSPPFTSKPPGVNRASLMSPTGGLECLTSPPDSEAYYGETDSDADVAAQERQRRQRRRSPSSSPAKCPSQVSLHEEETSEMSGYESAQEVCMYPPKQIYAVSDLDGIGSPQQHAMSGVARREVVYKPTHAEWLHQAENSSENSDQSPSGAAEVDSGFQEPPTVPPPLVSPERAKEALMLASHRQMIPMVGPVDNPVDEELSLTYMDKAKQAKLHRGESLQDKQVKEARSKCRTIASLLTDAPDPHSKGVLMFKKRRQRAKKYTLTCFGSVDGESYSNTEGETEDEGLFPGSESELDDDGFSAAPDSTWDCGYLDVLDKRTSAYIVPDRDVEPSPGLNASTGKGAQLFEQQRKRSEEHSSKPLNSTSFSMPQQQGDSALTYTPVTLMTPLTSHGTSIVNREPMVVSSTSVLLSSPGQTSIPSMAGALSEQADSSAANSVHNRTARPFAPGCVSHRAATAPVVFRPNTTKKPGSQSLSVSAATIPAAFSPAGSKVKKVISTTSLYIPARPATFNGPSSLLSPSSLTSGPFSPPPSNTPLFSPAYSKPSAPFSPISSHLSSLNSTSGMAQPYSQSQTQAIPLSPPYHMGSAQYQSHPPVHVPTQPFSPPFSNAPAPTSATPPVPTAIPAFVHAYAPVTPNKQSSPPNKVSFNPYISVATSTTEIPDVPIAQKYPLSKSTDGISSQEQQVSVPSARTGILQEACRRGTKKPMFSTPEEKKPPSFNPELLSLVQNLDDKSRLGVEAGFESGPEEDFLNLGAEACNFMQAQGYKMAPPVAPKPAPPAPEISLMRGKGAELFARRQSRMDRYVVDKQPKSPAQPRDPSPTPSLPANWKLSPNIRAPPPINYNPLLSPSCPPVAQRGIKANDASKVGVKTVPGQHKQGIKALDFVSRQPYQLSSSLFTYGGGVPQSNATYQQQQNGVSMTGNSLNMPKQVPVKASRVYQIKRFSTPTPMSAPTTLTPTVLAPRSATTLGEPMWRSDVTSPPPVAPRPAVPFSPPPPAPTAALPALPKISTAPVPIPQSTPVHAYTPFQGVKQFKSAPELSPLSSGMQSSVSRSSQNLRVPRPRFSTSSMGLQPNVWRPGSILH is encoded by the exons ATGGTGGCAGAGGAAGTAGTGGTGACCCTTTCAGGAGGTGCACCATGGGGTTTCCGATTACAGGGAGGAGCCGAGCACCAGACACCCCTCCAAGTGGCAAAG GTGCGAAAACGCAGTAAGGCATGCAGGGCAGGGCTCAGAGAGACTGATGAGCTGGTTTCAATCAATGATGTCTCCTGTGGAACACTGTCTCATGCTGAGGCTATGAACCTCATCGATAGTGGCAGAGGAACACTCCACCTGCGAATCAAAAG GGCCCCTGCTGCCTATCAGTCAGTGGTGGTTCTGGGTCGAGCCCCCTCGCCTCGTATCGATAAGGAGTACCGGGCTGCGTTGAGAGCTCTGTCCCCTCCATTTACCTCTAAACCACCTGGTGTCAACAGAGCATCGCTCATGTCCCCCACTGGTGGCCTAGAGTGCCTTACGTCCCCTCCAGACAGTGAGGCATACTATGGCGAGACAGACAGTGATGCTGATGTGGCAGCACAAGAGAGGCAGCGAAGACAGAGACGACGAAGCCCAAGTAGTTCACCTGCCAAGTGCCCAAGCCAAGTCTCGCTCCATGAGGAGGAGACTTCAGAAATGAGTGGCTATGAGAGCGCCCAGGAAGTATGCATGTACCCCCCAAAACAGATCTATGCTGTATCTGACCTGGATGGAATAGGGTCTCCACAACAGCACGCAATGTCCGGGGTGGCCCGCAGAGAGGTGGTCTATAAGCCCACGCATGCTGAGTGGTTGCACCAAGCAGAAAATTCCTCCGAAAATTCTGACCAAAGTCCGTCAGGAGCTGCTGAAGTGGACAGTGGCTTCCAGGAGCCACCCACTGTCCCACCTCCTCTTGTTTCTCCAGAACGGGCAAAAGAGGCTCTCATGCTGGCATCTCACAGACAGATGATACCCATGGTGGGTCCGGTGGACAACCCAGTTGATGAAGAACTCAGTTTGACATACATGGACAAGGCCAAACAAGCTA AGCTTCACAGAGGGGAGAGTTTACAGGATAAGCAGGTGAAGGAGGCTCGATCCAAGTGCCGAACCATTGCCTCACTCTTGACTGACGCTCCTGACCCTCACTCCAAAGGTGTGCTTATGTTCAAGAAGCGACGGCAGCGTGCCAAAAAGTACACTCTCACCTGTTTCGGCAGCGTAGACGGAGAAAGCTACAGTAACACAGAGGGAGAAACAGAGGACGAAGGCTTGTTTCCAGGCAGCGAGTCTGAACTAGATGATGACGGGTTTTCTGCTGCTCCAGACTCTACCTGGGATTGTGGTTACTTGGACGTTCTAGACAAGAGAACTTCAGCATATATTGTACCTGACAGAGATGTGGAGCCCAGCCCAGGCCTGAACGCGTCCACAGGTAAAGGAGCCCAGCTTTTTGAACAACAGAGGAAAAGATCAGAAGAACATTCATCGAAACCCCTTAATTCCACCTCCTTCTCCATGCCACAGCAACAAGGAGACTCAGCCCTGACATATACCCCAGTCACTTTGATGACACCCCTAACTTCTCATGGTACCAGTATTGTGAACAGGGAGCCGATGGTGGTGAGCAGCACAAGTGTTTTGTTGTCCTCTCCAGGACAGACGTCCATACCATCCATGGCAGGAGCATTATCAGAGCAAGCAGACTCATCGGCTGCCAACTCAGTGCACAACAGAACTGCCAGACCATTTGCCCCTGGCTGTGTGAGCCACAGAGCAGCAACTGCTCCAGTTGTTTTCAGGCCCAACACCACAAAGAAGCCTGGATCCCAGTCCTTGTCTGTGTCTGCGGCAACAATCCCAGCTGCCTTCTCTCCTGCTGGCTCAAAGGTGAAGAAAGTAATCTCTACAACATCACTGTATATCCCTGCCAGACCAGCCACCTTTAATGGTCCATCCTCTTTGCTCTCTCCATCCTCCTTAACTTCAGGTCCATTTTCTCCTCCCCCTTCAAATACCCCACTTTTTTCTCCAGCCTATTCCAAACCCTCTGCCCCTTTTTCACCAATATCTTCTCATCTATCATCCTTGAATTCAACTTCTGGTATGGCCCAGCCTTATTCTCAATCTCAAACACAAGCAATTCCCCTTAGTCCTCCTTACCACATGGGTTCTGCTCAATACCAGTCACATCCACCAGTTCATGTACCAACACAGCCCTTCTCTCCCCCCTTTTCAAATGCCCCTGCACCAACCAGTGCCACGCCTCCTGTCCCAACTGCTATTCCAGCCTTTGTCCATGCCTATGCTCCTGTAACACCAAATAAGCAATCTTCCCCACCCAACAAAGTCTCTTTCAACCCATACATCTCTGTGGCAACCTCTACCACAGAAATTCCAGATGTACCCATTGCCCAGAAGTACCCCCTCTCCAAATCCACTGATGGGATCTCTTCTCAAGAGCAGCAGGTCTCAGTACCTTCTGCTCGTACTGGCATCCTGCAGGAGGCTTGTCGTCGTGGCACCAAGAAACCAATGTTCAGTACCCCAGAGGAGAAGAAGCCACCATCTTTCAACCCTGAACTTCTGTCTTTAGTGCAGAACCTGGATGACAAGTCTCGCTTGGGTGTTGAGGCAGGGTTTGAGTCTGGCCCTGAGGAAGATTTCCTCAACTTAGGTGCTGAGGCTTGTAACTTCATGCAGGCACAGGGATACAAGATGGCACCACCAGTGGCTCCCAAACCAGCTCCTCCAGCCCCTGAGATTTCTCTGATGCGAGGTAAAGGTGCAGAGTTGTTTGCACGCAGACAGAGCCGCATGGACCGGTATGTGGTGGATAAACAGCCCAAGTCTCCTGCACAACCTCGTGATCCTTCACCCACACCCTCCCTCCCAGCTAACTGGAAACTCTCTCCCAACATCCGAGCCCCACCACCCATTAATTATAATCCACTGCTGTCACCATCATGCCCCCCAGTGGCCCAGCGTGGCATCAAGGCCAATGATGCCTCAAAAGTTGGGGTTAAAACAGTGCCTGGCCAACACAAACAGGGCATAAAAGCTCTTGACTTTGTGAGCAGGCAGCCATACCAGCTCAGCTCCTCCTTGTTCACCTATGGTGGTGGAGTCCCTCAGTCTAATGCCACTTATCAACAGCAGCAGAATGGTGTCAGCATGACCGGCAATTCCCTAAACATGCCAAAGCAGGTCCCTGTTAAAGCAAGCCGTGTGTACCAAATAAAACGTTTCTCTACACCTACTCCTATGTCTGCACCTACAACCTTGACCCCTACTGTACTTGCCCCTCGATCCGCCACCACTCTTGGTGAGCCGATGTGGCGTAGTGATGTCACTTCCCCGCCTCCTGTTGCTCCACGACCCGCTGTGCCATTCTCCCCACCACCACCTGCCCCGACAGCAGCCCTGCCTGCACTCCCCAAAATATCAACTGCCCCTGTGCCCATCCCACAATCCACTCCTGTGCATGCCTATACTCCATTCCAGGGAGTCAAGCAGTTTAAGAGTGCCCCTGAGCTGAGTCCCCTGTCTTCTGGTATGCAATCCTCAGTGTCTAGGAGCAGCCAAAACCTGCGGGTACCCAGACCCCGCTTTAGTACATCGAGCATGGGGCTTCAACCCAATGTGTGGAGGCCTGGTTCCATCCTTCACTGA
- the LOC127633606 gene encoding myozenin-1-like isoform X2 has product MPASGTPAPTNRRKNPTKIITDFSNISQDQEDEEAKATELNLGTKIKAPKDVMLEELSLMKNKGSKMFKMRQQRVEKFIVSDENLENLQNLAPSLGCEMMTPLAPSPKPDPPQEVVNTEAEKEKRRPEYVKTYVSPWEHAMKDDEALKKTMKMKMPGPHVYMELPKYKSFNRMALPFGGFDKASRLVTFEPPEVNVSAEEPQTVPVLQDNLCCRPSFNRTPIGWTCSEENSHIHLELDNFSFDGETDDL; this is encoded by the exons ATGCCAGCCTCTGGAACACCTGCTCCAACCAACAGGAGGAAGAATCCTACTAAAATCATCACAGACTTCTCAAACATCTCACAAG ACCAGGAAGATGAAGAGGCCAAAGCCACTGAACTGAACCTGGGGACCAAAATCAAGGCCCCTAAAGATGTGATGTTGGAGGAGCTGTCCCTCATGAAAAACAAGGGCTCCAAAATGTTTAAGATGAGACAGCAAAGGGTGGAGAAATTCATTGTCAGTGACGAAAACCTG GAAAACCTCCAAAACCTGGCTCCTTCTCTGGGCTGCGAGATGATGACTCCACTTGCTCCATCTCCCAAACCAGATCCACCTCAAG AGGTAGTAAATACTGAGGCAGAGAAGGAAAAGAGAAGGCCTGAGTATGTTAAAACATATGTATCACCATGGGAACATGCTATGAAAGATGATGAGGCACTTAAAAAAACCATGAAGATGAAAATGCCAGGGCCTCATGTTTACATGGAACTGCCCAAGTACAAGAGTTTTAACAG AATGGCTCTACCCTTTGGAGGATTTGACAAGGCCTCTCGCCTTGTGACCTTTGAGCCCCCAGAGGTCAACGTGTCCGCTGAAGAGCCACAAACAGTGCCTGTGTTGCAGGACAACCTTTGTTGTCGACCTTCTTTCAACCGCACTCCAATCGGCTGGACATGCAGTGAGGAGAACAGCCACATCCACTTGGAGCTCGATAACTTCTCCTTTGATGGCGAGACTGACGACCTCTGA